CATAGAGGTGACCCTGCCAATATTTTGTCAGTTACTGGAGGAGGCATTTCACTGTACACACAACAAGAAGCCTTAGGACATGAGCTTTATTGTGGGTAAAATGTCAAAACAGATCCACGGATGTAAACTGAACCGCTTTGGCTAAATGACAGAAGGGAGAGGACACCCCAAACTCAGAGCCGTGGAGGGAAATCAGTCTTAAGACCCATTTGGCAAGAGCAAGCtgcatgcacacatgcatgcaGACTCAAAATAAGTCTTGTCCTAATGGAGGCTCAGCGAGCCGGACAATCTGCGCAGTTTCGCCAACGAGGCTTGATTGGACAGATTCCAAAGCGGGCGAAATATTCAACAACCCATCAAGCCGGTTCAAGCGTGCACGATAGCGGGAAGCAAGCGTGTGATCTCGGAGATAGCCACGCGGCACACAAACAGCCCCCGCTTTGCCTAAGCTCGTTTTACGAGACGCTGGAGAGGAAGCGTTCGGCGGCCTGTTAGTTAGCTCAGCCGAGCATTAAGTTTGCTTGTGCATTTGCACTTTAACACCCGACTGTCAACCTTTTTAAAGCCATAACTCTGCGAGCCTCCATTATTGGCCAAATAAAACCTCACCACGCAGTGTTTGTGTACAAAAATGAGTCTGTTATTTTACCATAAAGACAAATATTTTAGTTGAACAAGGtccaaaaatggaaataaacaacatgcaagtgcacCCATTTGGAATAAAGGTTAAGTTCACACACCATGGcggattaaaaataataattgttgtCGTTTTGCAGATATATGCAACATTTTCAATTACAATCATTCACCCATCTTGGctcacgagggtgctggagcctatgccagctcaCTAAAAGCAGGAGGCGGGCCACACCTGAACTGatcaccagccaatcgcaagaaattacaatgagaatttcaatttttttcctgttaaaaaaatcaagaaggCACTTTGCCATTTCTCGATGGCTAATCCTCGCAGCGATaatgtaaaatgactaaaattcaTTGTGATGAATCATTAACAACAGGGCAATGTGCTGATCTTAACTGTATGTGTGTTTtatatgtacaaaaaaaacaaaaataaattcaagcaGGCATGTTGCAAtgcgcttttttttaaatccatccgATAATTTAACTTTTAAAGAAGTCTTCTCTGCAGGTACTGTGCGTTATGCTAACAACATCTATGGTGGCACATTGTGAACTCAGTTATAGCAAGAATAATTAAAACCGCAAGTGTTGTCAAATGGAGGTTTTTATACGAGTTGTGGTGCTTACTTGCAgccaaaaactaaataaagcaTCTCacgaaaacaaagaaaatacgaTATTTTTCGTCTTGCACACTGAAAAGTACATTCCTTAAGGTGTCTCCAAATCTGAATGTTGTCTGCTTTTTCTTCAATGCAACAAAAGATCATTTATCCTTGAAACTCCTTTCCTATTTGCGAGATATATTttctattgacaaaaaaatcccattatAAATGTGGCAGTGTTTCACAGAGTATACTTTTGTAcaccaaaatgtctttttaagaGGAGAACATCTGAAGACGGCATAGCACCAGCTGTGTTAAGGTAAACAAGACACAAAACGAGGTTTTAGCGACTTCTTTTAGACATTTGCTTCAagtgacagtgtttttttaataaatcaaataactaCAGTATAAAGTTCTTTCATGCAACAGAATTTTTCAAAACGCCAGCGATATGACTTAAATTTCAAATTCTAGGGACGATAACCTTTTGTTGAGGTTTCATTTATCTGACCGATTCGAGCCAGATTTCCAgattgcctttaaaaaaacgggAATAACGGTTAGAGATTCTGATTTTCACAGTTGTTGTGTTAGACTAGATCAGTTACAGCCCCTTAccgaccctcccagtccaaTTGATCTACTCAAACAGGTGTGGTCCTCCTGTTGCCGCCATTGTTCCCATCTTTCTGGAAACAATTGTGGACCTGTAAGAATCCAGATTCGCGGTCAGGGCTGTAGGACCTCCTGGATTTCAACGGGTCAGCGCCGAAGGTGTACATTTTTACGTCTCCCGCCTGGGAGCCGATTTCCCCGTCGGTTCCCAGCCTCCTCTTCACTCCCGCCGGGGATGGCTCGGACGATCTGGAGCTGGAACGCGAGCGTCTCCGCCTGCGGTGGTAGCTGGGGATTCGCGAATATGGCGAAGACGAGGCCACGGCTTTGATGAAGTCGCGTCTGGCTCGGCAgcgcttttctttgtttttctcgaTGTATATGTTGATGGCCAGGACCCCCACCGATTCCGCCACGATGAAGGAGAGGGCTCCGAAGTAGAAGGACCAGCCGTAGTTGTACTGGTTCTTCTTGTCCTCGTCTTTCTTGTCGCTGGGATCGCCGGCGTTGCTTGAGATGTAGACGATGATACCGATGATGTTGCTCAAGCCTGTGGAAAGCAGAAGAATAAATCGAAAAGCCAATCATTTAGGAAAATCTGATTTATCGACATCAACGGGGCAATGCagtacggtactcggacgttatgtcgaaagacgtttggtccccggacatttggaccccggacgtttggtcgaccggacgtttggtcgaccggacgtttggtcgaccggacgtttggtcgaccggacgtttggtccccggacgtttggtcgaccggacgtttggtcgaccggacgtttggtcgaccggacgtttggtcgaccggacgtttggtcgaccggacgtttggtcgaccaaacgtccggtcgaccagacgtccggtcgaccaaacgtccggtcgaccaaacgtccggtcgaccaaacgtccggtcgaccaaacgcccggtcgaccaaacgcccggtcgaccaaacgcccggtcgaccaaacgtccggtcgaccaaacgtccggtcacgtgcaGTACACGTCCATTGCAGTCAGGGGGCGGGGAAGATCACCTGCAGCCACAAAGAGGATCCCAGCACTGAGCAGGATGTTGTTTCTTCTGCTGTAGATACGTCCCATGCCGACACACAGTCCACCCAACATGAGCAAAATGGTGCTGAGGATGGGGAAGAGGCTGGAGGCTCGCACAATTCCTGCCCAAGACATGGTGAAGGGGAAAGACAGTTCACAGCGTGGAGGTGATTAcagatttatatttatatatctacatatatgtAGGTCAGTCATCTTAGGGTAGGACGATTTaacataaaaatgaatagaGGCGTTCATCTCAAAATATCTATTGATTGGTGAATTTTAAACCCATTTTCAAATAGCCTTGTTTGTCATAATATTGGCAAATCAGTAAGTTTACAGCATTCTtaagaatatattttttcaattcttccaacAGTCTACTATaggggtgttagactcgggttggttcgcaggccgctttaacgtcaacttgatttcacgtgggctggaccattttagatataatatttagatttttttattttataaatggattaaaagaactgtattaaaagccctgaaaattcagtttttatagatctaaaacaatgtttattttatctttttttatatatatttttagattttaccaaatgatttttgaactaaaaacacagtaaaaaacgatttaaaaattacaattattgatttaaaagggggaaaatcaggaaatttaatatacatctttactcttcattttaatttgatcctaaaacagaaagtcagcactcatgatttactttcccgggccacacaaaatgatgcggcgggccagatttggcccccaggccgccactttgacacatgtggtctaagtcATCGACCTCTCGccttatatatagatatatacgaCTCAAAGAAAATGAGTTTGTTCTTCCATATTTCAAGGACAGAGTCCTTTAAAGGGAATGTGAAGCGACCTACTTATTAGCAATGCAAGTTGATCCAAATCAAAACTCTTGGTGTCGTTAACCATCATTAACTATTCAATGTTATTGCTGTACAGCCAATATTAACATAGAAATCATTTATTATTACTCGCTACCATTGACATCtaaagtttttttgttcatgGCAGCCATTGTATTAAAATGTCACACACTTCCTGCCCTCCCCAACTCATTGAAGTCTTTCTCTGTTCATGGCTACTGAAGAAGTACATCAAACATTAAGAAAAATCAGCATAAAAATCCATGTCTCTATAGAGCTAATATAAGTCATTTACTTCTTTTTATTAATGAACGTGACGCGAATGAATCGTGGTTGCTCTTTTCAATAGTTATCCCTTTGAAATCCATTCATCTCCTTTTTTATTGGGGGTGCAAGGGCGATGTCATGACTCATTAAGCACCCTTGAGATAAAGCCACGGGTGTCACTAGACAGAGGCGACGGGAACTCAAAAGACGACATTGTCCACTACTCACGTAGGATGTACTCAGAGCTGTCTGTGTCGTAGTCGTTATCGTCCGGGAAATGATTGATCCGAAAGCAGCTTCCTTTTTTAGTACCTGCTTGGGGCAATGACAAAGAgttcaaataaaaacatcaagTGGAACGGGATCAAGAAACTGTCAGGACACGTTTTGAGCACGGCCATTTTGAGATCTGTCCCGAACCTTTTGGACACGTTCTATTCAAAGCCATTGGACAAAACATCTTTTCTCCTCTTTTAAGAGAATTAAACATTGGCTTATTATAAATATTAAACATTGAATTAAATATTGTACGGATTTATTGCCCGTGTGAGcacaatttttccttttttaatgtcaTCTGACCATTGTAGGAAGACTGCTGTTCTAAACTATACCAGAAGTATTGATCtagcacaagggtgtcagaccacgatttcatgtgggccggaccattttggatataatatttagattttttattttttataaatggattaaaagccctgaatattcagttttttatagatctaaaacaatgtttattttagctttttttatatatatatttttagatttaacaaaatgattttttaactaaaaactaagaaaaaattgattaaaaaacgaaattattgatttaaaagggggaaaatcaggaaatataataatatacatctataatcttcattttaatttgatcataaaacagaaagtcggcactcatgattgactttcccgggccacacaaaatgaggcggcgggccagatttggcccccgggccgccactttgacacctgtgatctagcaTGTTTTCAAGCAGGTTTTGATATTTTATGTTATAATTAGTAgtcaagaaaaagaaacaattatGTATGCTACCATTTTTAAGCTTAATTCGAATATTTATCccatatttttgtctttttctttccttttttctttactaATTATCATACAAAATATCTAAACCTGTTGAAGGACATTATACCAAatccaaaacacactttttgagAAAATCTCAAGAATCAAGTCCATTCTTTTTGGAAATAATTGGATATTATTAGATATTAAAACACTTTTGACAGGATCTCACATTGCTGATTTGATATTTCTACTAATATTTGCCACGTATAGTGAGCATTTACCACTTAGACTTAAATATCCATAATCTtctgccacaaaaaaaacatgaataaatattttaggcgaaagaaaaaaaaagttaatctcATGCCGAGTGCTAACATCTGAAGGTTTCTTAAACCAACTTGTGAGCAGACCGTGTGCggaggaagacaaaaaaaactagtgtcttttgaaaatgttttggcattAAGTCTCTGATCCTTGGGATGTTTTTTGGAGGCTGCCTTGATAATTTGATGTGGACGTGTAGGGAAGCAAAAGGCAAAATTCTGCTTCAAGTTTTTTGAATACCATACACGTAATtcctaaataataaatattttcggCATTTCCCCCCTCATTTGATGTACCCTTTGGCCTTATGTCACTGTATTTAATACAAAACATTCATTGATTTACAAGTGCACCTAAATTTATAAGACAAATATttcagaaaatgtgattttcctTCCAACTGGGCTAAAAACAAGCATCCAATGGCAGATGAGATTATGGCAAGAAAGgaagaaattaaaaaacatgaatttaatTATAATGTTGGGTTGGTGAGGAAGAAGACAGAAGAGGAAAAGGCTGGAACGGGAGAATTGGGAGGATGTCTCCTTCGAGTCAAACCCATCTTTTATTAGTCAGCAGCATAACGTCGCCATAGCAACAACTAACCCTGGGCAAGCCAGAATCACATTTCTTGCTCCATCTCTCACAGGATGACATCTTAACTAATGTATTCAACAcataagcacacacacacacgtcgacACACTGGACATGACACCGTTTCCTGGAGACACACAATGACCGCAGCCGCTTTTCACTTGCCTTGCAGCCAAAAAGGCTTCATGAGGTacacttgcaagttgtaattATATCCGAAACAAAAGCTATTCGACATGGACGATTTCACATTGGGGAAAATCCATGTTATCAAGCAGAAAATCGTTTGCCGAGTGTGTTTTTCTTACAttatatttcagaaaaaaagctaattacTACCAACAGTGTTTACTGAAACTAAAACTAATACCAcacaaactatatatatatatatatatatatatatatatatatatatatatatatatatatatatatatatatatatatatatatatatattttttttttacatcaggcAGAAGGAAACATAAGTGAACCATTGCCACTAATTGCTCATTAAGCAAATGAGTGCTTTGCTTTCTCAGGGCCTGTACTGATTTCTATCATTCACACATTTTATATATGCTCCAAATTATCTTGATTGTTTccactaaatcaagggtgtcagactcaggttggttcgctggccgctttaacgtcaacttgatttcacgtgggctggaccattttagatataatacttagattttttttttataaatggattaagagaactggatcaaaagccctgaatattcagtttttatagatctaaaacaatgtttattttagcttttttcatattatttttagattttacaaaatgatttttgaactaaaacatggaaaaaaatgaattaaaaaattacaattattgatttaaaagggggaaaatcaggaaatttaatatacatctatgctcttcattttaatttgatcctaaaacagaaagtcggcactcatgatttacttttccgggccgcacaaaatgatgcggcgggccagatttggcccccgggccgccactttcacacatGTGGTCTACTGAAACTAAAACTAATATTCCACACaaactatatatgtatatatatatatatattacatcagGCAGAAGGAAACATAAGTGAACCCTTGCCTCTAAGTGCTCATTAAGCAAATGAGTGCTTTGCTTTCACAGGGCCTGGACTGATTTCTATCGTTCACGCATTTTATAAACGCTCCAAATTATCTTGATTGTTTCCGCTACATGAAAAGTATACTTCACATGATTTATATCACAAGATCAAGCAAAGTTTCACATAAACCCTCTACTAAACTAAAACCAAGTACTACTTATACTTAGTGATATCCTGATTAAATAATTATTGCCAGCGCATTATAAGTCTATTTTTTGACATATCGAAGCATATCGGATGTGGTCACTAAATCAGATTCGATCCATTGTCAGTCTAATTGTGCTTTTAGGCTTCTGTAAATCAAACTAGTACCACTACTTCTCTTTAGAAATGAACGCTAGCtcgtgtaatatttgtaaacagagcattACACGAAGAGCTGCTAGCATGGCTCTCATAATACAAATAACATGCGGTGTCATATAAATAATTTCATGATTTTGTGGTCTAGAAATTTGGGCAGAATCGCCAAAcacatcctaaaaaaaatcgGAATCAGGACCTCCTTAGTATTACTTTAACCAATCACTGTTTTTCCCTTTTGAACAAGATCATCTGACATTTCCTTAACAATAAATGAAGAAATTGAGAGTACAGAGAATTCCTCCTCCCATTATATAAGTTATTGTGAAACAAATCTCTGACTCCCCCTAAAAATATGAACACCCAGGATGATTCTCAACCCCAAATGGCCAAAAAAGCTATCGCTTTCATTCCGATTTCATTATAATTTTGCAACGCGGCTCTCACCTCATTTCTTTTGTGAAAATAATCGA
The Stigmatopora argus isolate UIUO_Sarg chromosome 7, RoL_Sarg_1.0, whole genome shotgun sequence DNA segment above includes these coding regions:
- the LOC144076932 gene encoding voltage-dependent calcium channel gamma-4 subunit-like, giving the protein MAGCDRGLQTLLAVAGAFAAFSLMSIAIGTDYWLYSRAYICNATNASAEDSQAQSKKVKGDLTHSGLWRICCIEGTKKGSCFRINHFPDDNDYDTDSSEYILRIVRASSLFPILSTILLMLGGLCVGMGRIYSRRNNILLSAGILFVAAGLSNIIGIIVYISSNAGDPSDKKDEDKKNQYNYGWSFYFGALSFIVAESVGVLAINIYIEKNKEKRCRARRDFIKAVASSSPYSRIPSYHRRRRRSRSSSRSSEPSPAGVKRRLGTDGEIGSQAGDVKMYTFGADPLKSRRSYSPDRESGFLQVHNCFQKDGNNGGNRRTTPV